The genomic DNA CCATCTGGTTCGAGCTGGCGCTCACCAGCTGACCCCTGCCCCCCGCTCGGCCGCCCCGCCCTCCGCCCTGGCCGATCCGGTGCCCGCCGGTAGAGTTCTGCGTACACCCATACGGGTGCGGGTGGGACGTACGGTGACGGGCGCGCGGGGAGACCAGGCATGGGGCAGCCGGAGTACGACAAGACCGAGAAGCCGCTGACCGGGCAGCTGACCGCCATGGGGTGGACGCACCTCGAAGGCGGCCCACCGCGCGGCACGGTCACCGAGCCGGGCTCTTCCGGGCGGACGAGCTTCGAGCAGGTCGTCTACGCACAACGGTTCCGGGACGCGGTGGCCCGGATCAACCCCGGCCCCCATGGAAAGACCTGGCTCTCCGACGCCCAGCTAGATCACCTCCTCGCCCGGGTCCAGGGCACGGCGCCGGGATTCGGAAGCCCGGGAAGAGGCGTCGCGGGCAACCTGGACGTGACCGACCTTCTGCGCAAGGGGATCCCCTCCCGGACCGTCCCCGGCTGGTCCAAGGGCAAGCCCGAACACATCAAACTCGTCGACTGGGACGGTGAGTTCGAGAACGGCAATGACTTCCTCGCCGTCTCGCAGTTCCGGGTGGAACGCAAGAATGCCGCACCCGTCGTCCCGGACATCGTCCTGTTCGTCAACGGTCTGCCCTGGGTCGTCATCGAGTGCAAGGCCCCCCTGGTGTCCGCCCGGAAGGAACAGCGCGCGGCGCTGGACGCGGCCGTCGAGCAGGTCATCGGCTATGCCGGCGTGGACGCGCCGGCGGCCGTCGCGGAGTTCGTGCGCTTCGCCCAGGTGCTGATCGGAACGGACCGGGACCACGCCGAGCTCGGCACCGTCACCGCCGACTCGCTGCGCTTCGCGCCCTGGCGGACCACCCTGCCCGCCACCGAGGAGCAGGTGCGCGAGGAGACCGGCAGGAGCATCGGCACCGCGCTGAGCGACCAGGACATCCTGGTGGCCGGTGTGCTGAGACCAGCACATCTGCTGTCCCTGGTCCGGGACTTCACCACCCAGGCCGGGAGCGGCCAGCGTACCGTCAAGATCATTGGCCGCTACCCGCAGTTCAAGGCCGTGCACAAACTGGCCCAGCGCCTGCTGGAACGGCGCAGGAAGATCGACGCCGGTGAGCCGGTCGACCAGCGGGGCGGAGTCGTCTGGCACACCCAGGGCTCCGGGAAGAGCCTCACCATGGCCTTCCTCGTACGCCATCTCCGCAGTACACCCGCTCTCAGGGAACACAAGGTCGTCGTGGTGACGGACCGGCTCGACCTGGAGAAGCAGATCCGGGGGAGCCTCGCCGCGAGCAACCAGAAGATCTACCGGGCCTCCAGCGTGGCGCAGGCGCGCGGCTACCTCGCGGTGCCCGTGCCCGACCTCGTACTCGTCACCCTGCAGAAGGCGCGCAGGGACGACTCGGAGTACGACGGCCGCGAGGAGAAACTTCCTGGAGGGGACGACGGCGAAGGCCATCTGTACAACCGCGTTCAGAACCCGAGCCCGGACATCGTCGTCCTGATCGACGAGGCCCACAGGGGCCAGGACCGGTGGCAGCACGCGCGACTGCGGGCCATGCTGCCGAACGCCATGATGGTCGGCTTCACCGGAACCCCGATCCTCAGCGACAACCGGAAGACCACCGAAGACATCTTCGGCCCCTTCGCCGACCTCTACACCCTGCGCGACGCCGAGCGGGACGGTGCCGTGGTTCCGGTGCGTTACGAGGCGTACAGCGTCCCGCTGGAAGTGATCGAAAAGGCGGCGCTGGACGCCGAGTTCGACGAGAAGGTGCCTGCCGACCCCAAGAAGCGCGAGCGCGTCCTGGAGAAGTTCGCGCGGCGCAAGGAGATCCTCGAAGCTCCCTCCGTGATCGAGGCGAAGGCCGATTACATGCTGCGGCACTGGGCGCGGAACGCGCTGCCCGACCGCTTCGGCG from Streptomyces sp. NBC_00654 includes the following:
- a CDS encoding type I restriction endonuclease subunit R, producing the protein MGQPEYDKTEKPLTGQLTAMGWTHLEGGPPRGTVTEPGSSGRTSFEQVVYAQRFRDAVARINPGPHGKTWLSDAQLDHLLARVQGTAPGFGSPGRGVAGNLDVTDLLRKGIPSRTVPGWSKGKPEHIKLVDWDGEFENGNDFLAVSQFRVERKNAAPVVPDIVLFVNGLPWVVIECKAPLVSARKEQRAALDAAVEQVIGYAGVDAPAAVAEFVRFAQVLIGTDRDHAELGTVTADSLRFAPWRTTLPATEEQVREETGRSIGTALSDQDILVAGVLRPAHLLSLVRDFTTQAGSGQRTVKIIGRYPQFKAVHKLAQRLLERRRKIDAGEPVDQRGGVVWHTQGSGKSLTMAFLVRHLRSTPALREHKVVVVTDRLDLEKQIRGSLAASNQKIYRASSVAQARGYLAVPVPDLVLVTLQKARRDDSEYDGREEKLPGGDDGEGHLYNRVQNPSPDIVVLIDEAHRGQDRWQHARLRAMLPNAMMVGFTGTPILSDNRKTTEDIFGPFADLYTLRDAERDGAVVPVRYEAYSVPLEVIEKAALDAEFDEKVPADPKKRERVLEKFARRKEILEAPSVIEAKADYMLRHWARNALPDRFGAQLAAVSRLAAVRYRDALIAARNRLVEQIDALDPEIIHDPMAAFEAEGEERELLDLVAHRDLLRSIEAAVVISEAQPNSGRKDPEAWKCWTSKSLQDDYIERFQKGIGDPLAAAEDPAWKVSAHGTSASGLGTPGGTGEVWHPDSRQPDPAVAEQEEPGEAPMAFLVVQSMLLTGFDAPVEQVLYLDRALSGAGLLQAVARTNRPYRDKRWGQVVDFIGIGPELARSLGEYDKAHLRELYGYDTFVDHLDKKTFTGNQPVRDRLLLQADAAADALLADLRTRVADFLEREGITSLKAEEQREDLLAALEDPLLRADFDELARDFLTALNAVLPRPEALKYEAFAGLLGEVQYLARRRYLDGRDDFSPRRYGAKIRQLMVRHLNVTNIEQRVPPIELTAADFMERVNANSDPRARVSYMTGSVKVRIAAEIGSDRARYTRFSRRLDEIVQQMQDDFEKAAAELTQLVGDMNTNEAEDTGTGSGLDPLTERPVHGLLVQELEEGALTPPGADLMAAARALTVEIAGHVRSPDIVHLVDTRDRVRKHLRVSLETHVSLDWEDTGPLAGLLVELAVERRDDFLRYGGRTES